A region of Necator americanus strain Aroian chromosome I, whole genome shotgun sequence DNA encodes the following proteins:
- a CDS encoding hypothetical protein (NECATOR_CHRI.G3227.T2) — translation MTTEMQNISSKCRILKRKALGMTLASSSGINAKLPPVSYTKAIDVWIGVCLAFIFGALLEFALVNYAARKDMTNCGQRMMKQLPQDGYRPLSGSQPRNSFCCRIFVRHYKERSKRIDVVSRLVFPIGYACFNGEYSCARVKLLLRREYSYYLIQLYIPCIMLVVVSWVSFWLDKDAVPARVSLGVTTLLTMTTQASGINSKLPPVSYIKAVDVWIGVCLAFIFGALLEYAVVNYYGRKEFLRKQKKKTTRLDDCVCPSDRPALRLDLSSYRRRGWIPLNRLLDILGRNTDLSRRVDLMSRITFPSLFTAFLVFYYTSYVKQSNLD, via the exons ATGACAACGGAAATGCAAAATATCTCCTCTAAATGTAGAATTCTAAAGCGCAAGGCGCTCGGGATGACCCTGGCATCG AGTTCCGGAATCAACGCCAAACTACCTCCAGTCAGCTATACAAAG GCGATTGATGTTTGGATCGGCGTTTGTTTGGCATTTATATTTGGTGCGTTATTGGAGTTTGCATTGGTCAACTACGCTGCTCGAAAGGATATGACTAATTGTGGACAACGCATG ATGAAGCAACTGCCACAAGATGGCTATCGGCCGCTGTCTGGAAGTCAACCACGTAACTCGTTTTGCTGTCGAATTTTCGTACGACATTACAAAGAACGGTCGAAGCGAATTGACGTCGTATCTCGTCTG GTGTTCCCCATTGGATATGCTTGTTTCAACG GAGAATACAGTTGTGCTCGGGTTAAACTTCTACTTCGTAGGGAGTACAG cTACTACCTCATCCAACTTTACATTCCATGTATAATGTTAGTTGTCGTATCGTGGGTCTCTTTTTGGCTTGACAAG GATGCAGTGCCAGCTCGGGTTTCGCTAGGAGTCACTACACTTTTGACGATGACCACCCAAGCGAGTGGCATCAATTCCAAGCTACCGCCAGTTTCCTACATTAAA GCTGTAGACGTGTGGATTGGCGTTTGTTTGGCGTTCATCTTCGGAGCTCTGCTCGAATACGCTGTCGTAAACTACTATGGGCGAAAAGAGTTCCTtagaaaa caaaagaagaagactaCGCGGTTAGATGATTGTGTTTGTCCTTCGGATCGGCCTGCTCTTCGTCTTGACCTCAGCAGTTATCGACGAAGGGGTTGGATTCCTCTGAATAG GCTATTAGATATTTTGGGCCGAAACACCGATCTCTCGCGGAGGGTGGACTTAATGTCACGAATCACCTTCCCATCATTGTTTACTGCATTCTTGG tgtTCTACTATACATCGTACGTGAAACAAAGCAACCTCGATTGA
- a CDS encoding hypothetical protein (NECATOR_CHRI.G3227.T1) produces MKQLPQDGYRPLSGSQPRNSFCCRIFVRHYKERSKRIDVVSRLVFPIGYACFNGEYSCARVKLLLRREYSYYLIQLYIPCIMLVVVSWVSFWLDKDAVPARVSLGVTTLLTMTTQASGINSKLPPVSYIKAVDVWIGVCLAFIFGALLEYAVVNYYGRKEFLRKQKKKTTRLDDCVCPSDRPALRLDLSSYRRRGWIPLNRLLDILGRNTDLSRRVDLMSRITFPSLFTAFLAQPNHLPMAFSVEDFRSGSLRPSAVEVQITCTLRFSRG; encoded by the exons ATGAAGCAACTGCCACAAGATGGCTATCGGCCGCTGTCTGGAAGTCAACCACGTAACTCGTTTTGCTGTCGAATTTTCGTACGACATTACAAAGAACGGTCGAAGCGAATTGACGTCGTATCTCGTCTG GTGTTCCCCATTGGATATGCTTGTTTCAACG GAGAATACAGTTGTGCTCGGGTTAAACTTCTACTTCGTAGGGAGTACAG cTACTACCTCATCCAACTTTACATTCCATGTATAATGTTAGTTGTCGTATCGTGGGTCTCTTTTTGGCTTGACAAG GATGCAGTGCCAGCTCGGGTTTCGCTAGGAGTCACTACACTTTTGACGATGACCACCCAAGCGAGTGGCATCAATTCCAAGCTACCGCCAGTTTCCTACATTAAA GCTGTAGACGTGTGGATTGGCGTTTGTTTGGCGTTCATCTTCGGAGCTCTGCTCGAATACGCTGTCGTAAACTACTATGGGCGAAAAGAGTTCCTtagaaaa caaaagaagaagactaCGCGGTTAGATGATTGTGTTTGTCCTTCGGATCGGCCTGCTCTTCGTCTTGACCTCAGCAGTTATCGACGAAGGGGTTGGATTCCTCTGAATAG GCTATTAGATATTTTGGGCCGAAACACCGATCTCTCGCGGAGGGTGGACTTAATGTCACGAATCACCTTCCCATCATTGTTTACTGCATTCTTGG CTCAACCGAATCATCTTCCCATGGCTTTCAGTGTGGAGGATTTTAGAAGTGGATCGCTACGACCTAGCGCCGTTGAAGTCCAAATCACATGCACTCTGAG attttcacgTGGATGA